A stretch of Chitinophaga caeni DNA encodes these proteins:
- a CDS encoding complex I subunit 4 family protein, which translates to MLTVLLILIPLVTGLVSFGLKGSGSKVLGIISTLATLAVTALACCQFKTAPEALQFTASWIPQLGSNFSVGLDGMALVLCLLTAISYPLIFMISYNKSYENPGSFYGLLLLAQAGLMGVFTAYDALLFYVFWELALIPVYFLCSTWGGERRIPVTFKFFIYTFAGSLLMLVGLIYLYFQTPDHSFSYSTFTSLSLLPSEQAWLFWLFFIAFAIKMPIFPFHTWQPDTYDQSPTPVTMVLSGIMVKMGLFGLLRWLWPVLPQGASMWAEVAIVLSIIGIVYASCIAILQSNIKKMIAYSSIAHIGLMSAAIFAHNNQSLDGVMLQMFNHGINIIGLWMIVEVIENRLKIKDMSEMGGLATYAPKMSIFLVIISLANIALPLTNGFVGEFLMFSGLFQYNYWFMAIAGLGIILAAVYMLRMIQKVIFGESNSLTKQFTDLSAGETFALVIVVAIIFVLGVYPQPVLDIVHQTTVSLLN; encoded by the coding sequence CTTGGCATGTTGCCAGTTTAAAACGGCTCCCGAAGCCTTGCAATTTACCGCGAGCTGGATTCCCCAACTAGGGAGCAACTTCAGCGTGGGCCTAGATGGGATGGCTTTGGTGTTGTGTTTATTGACAGCTATTTCTTATCCGCTGATCTTTATGATCAGTTATAATAAATCATACGAAAACCCGGGTAGTTTTTACGGGTTGCTTTTATTGGCACAGGCAGGTTTGATGGGTGTATTTACCGCTTACGATGCCTTGTTGTTCTACGTATTCTGGGAATTAGCATTGATACCTGTTTACTTCCTTTGCTCTACATGGGGCGGCGAAAGGAGAATCCCGGTTACCTTTAAATTCTTCATCTATACATTTGCCGGTTCATTATTGATGCTGGTAGGTTTGATCTACCTGTATTTCCAAACGCCGGATCATTCTTTTAGCTATAGCACCTTTACAAGTTTATCTTTATTGCCGAGCGAGCAAGCGTGGTTATTCTGGTTATTCTTCATAGCCTTCGCTATCAAGATGCCGATCTTCCCGTTCCATACCTGGCAGCCCGATACTTACGATCAATCCCCGACCCCGGTAACGATGGTACTTTCAGGTATCATGGTAAAGATGGGTTTATTCGGTTTGTTGCGTTGGTTGTGGCCCGTTTTACCGCAGGGAGCGAGCATGTGGGCAGAGGTAGCGATCGTATTGTCGATCATCGGTATCGTGTATGCCTCTTGCATCGCGATTTTACAAAGTAATATCAAGAAGATGATCGCGTATTCATCCATCGCGCACATCGGTTTGATGAGCGCCGCGATCTTTGCACATAATAATCAAAGTTTGGATGGTGTGATGTTGCAAATGTTTAACCACGGTATTAACATCATCGGTTTATGGATGATCGTGGAAGTGATCGAGAACCGTTTGAAGATCAAGGATATGAGCGAGATGGGTGGTTTGGCCACCTATGCGCCCAAGATGAGTATCTTCTTGGTCATTATCAGCTTGGCAAATATCGCTTTACCGTTAACGAATGGTTTCGTGGGAGAGTTTTTGATGTTTAGCGGTTTGTTCCAATATAATTACTGGTTCATGGCAATCGCGGGTTTGGGAATCATCTTGGCAGCAGTGTACATGTTGAGGATGATCCAGAAGGTGATTTTCGGGGAATCCAATTCGTTGACCAAGCAGTTTACCGACTTGAGCGCCGGGGAAACATTCGCCTTGGTGATTGTTGTTGCGATCATCTTCGTATTGGGCGTTTACCCGCAGCCGGTATTAGATATCGTGCATCAAACCACGGTATCCCTGTTGAATTAA
- a CDS encoding NADH-quinone oxidoreductase subunit N, protein MNALITTALLGVVLMFTGLFVKNKQQIKYFAIVGALIAFVANCFDIMSIADGHTIDVQGMLEVSQFSTLFNAIAFGSLFIYFLLCGSAIEKVGEHVADYSALIFFIMVGVTITGAFSNLLMLFLAIEIISIPQYILAGADKRNLKSNEAALKYLLMGSFSTGVLLMGICLIFGANGTFNIEQLGLGSGEVHPLALTGITLVGFSLAFKVSAAPFHFWTPDVYDGSPTVFTAFMATIVKAAAFVAFLRLFHVSFAGGNLSQHWQLVLAIITAATLIIGNLTAVFQWSVKRMLAYSSIAQAGFMLFAVIALNKAAVQGILFYALAYSVATIGIFAVLLKMKDYTFDGFNGLAKKQPFVALTMTIFLLSLAGIPITAGFFAKYLVLAAAIQQGGLLWLVIIAVLCAAISVYYYFRIIIAMYFKQGDNDVEGVTGGFKFALGIVALIILALGIFPSLLLNCIQ, encoded by the coding sequence ATGAACGCATTAATTACTACGGCTTTACTTGGAGTGGTCCTTATGTTTACCGGGTTGTTTGTAAAGAACAAGCAGCAAATAAAATACTTTGCTATTGTGGGTGCATTGATAGCATTTGTGGCCAATTGCTTCGATATCATGTCCATTGCAGACGGGCATACCATCGACGTACAGGGCATGTTGGAAGTAAGCCAATTTTCCACTTTATTTAATGCGATCGCATTTGGAAGTTTATTTATTTATTTCTTGCTATGCGGTAGCGCCATCGAGAAAGTTGGGGAGCATGTGGCTGATTATTCGGCATTGATTTTCTTTATCATGGTAGGTGTAACGATCACGGGAGCTTTCAGTAACCTGTTGATGTTATTCCTGGCCATTGAAATTATTTCTATCCCGCAATATATCTTGGCAGGAGCTGATAAGCGTAACCTGAAGAGTAATGAAGCCGCTTTGAAATATTTATTGATGGGTTCATTCTCCACCGGTGTATTGTTGATGGGTATTTGCTTGATCTTCGGCGCGAATGGCACTTTCAATATCGAGCAGCTAGGCTTGGGAAGCGGCGAGGTTCATCCCTTGGCTTTAACGGGTATTACCTTGGTGGGATTTTCATTAGCGTTTAAAGTTTCGGCAGCGCCATTTCATTTCTGGACGCCGGATGTGTATGATGGTTCTCCCACCGTATTTACTGCCTTCATGGCAACCATTGTAAAAGCAGCGGCATTCGTGGCATTTTTGAGGTTGTTCCATGTGAGCTTCGCAGGTGGCAATTTAAGTCAGCATTGGCAATTAGTATTAGCCATCATCACCGCCGCCACATTAATCATCGGTAACCTAACCGCGGTGTTCCAATGGAGCGTGAAGCGGATGTTGGCTTATTCGAGCATCGCGCAAGCAGGTTTCATGTTATTCGCGGTGATCGCGTTAAATAAAGCAGCAGTACAAGGCATCTTGTTTTATGCCCTGGCATACAGCGTAGCTACGATCGGCATATTTGCAGTGCTTTTGAAAATGAAAGATTATACTTTCGATGGATTTAACGGTTTGGCAAAAAAACAACCTTTCGTCGCGTTGACGATGACGATCTTTTTATTGTCATTAGCAGGTATTCCTATCACGGCAGGTTTCTTCGCTAAATACCTGGTATTGGCAGCAGCTATTCAGCAAGGAGGATTGTTATGGTTGGTGATTATTGCCGTATTATGTGCCGCAATCAGTGTTTATTACTATTTCAGGATCATCATAGCGATGTATTTCAAACAAGGTGATAACGATGTTGAGGGCGTTACCGGCGGATTTAAGTTTGCATTAGGCATAGTTGCCTTAATCATTTTAGCCCTGGGTATCTTCCCAAGTTTGTTATTGAACTGTATTCAATAA
- a CDS encoding ABC transporter permease, which produces MKFRDIFLLALRSVTANRLRSLLTITIIGVGITALVGINTGIESLKNGIFDSFASMGANGFMIRNRELNIRIGGGRNEAKKGSSKKKKVKTSNRNKYITYREAMEFKDRFVFPAIVSVWYRPGSVTVYHDSKKTNPNIPVIGGDENYLKYAGYDLQMGRDFNAVDLESSRNVAIIGQDVAKKLFGDQMKNVLNSAIRLGNVRYRVIGVLASKGSNNMFSADNTVLTTVSNVRRVFNRPNVSYSISVSVNDAKQIDAGIGEATGLLRIIRNLTIDEEDNFYITKNDSIAQMLFNSLAYVTFAAAGIAFITLLGSAIGLMNIMLVSVAERTREIGVSKAMGATKSIIRTQFLFEAIIISVSGGVLGVIFGILIGNIVSILLKASFIVPWMWMFLGITLCALVGLCSGIFPAIKASRLDPIVALRYE; this is translated from the coding sequence ATGAAGTTCCGTGATATTTTCCTCCTAGCATTACGATCTGTGACCGCAAACCGTTTGCGTTCATTATTGACGATAACCATCATCGGTGTTGGTATCACGGCATTGGTTGGTATTAATACCGGTATTGAAAGTTTGAAGAACGGGATTTTCGACAGCTTTGCAAGTATGGGAGCCAACGGTTTCATGATCCGCAACCGGGAATTGAACATCCGCATTGGAGGGGGTAGAAATGAGGCGAAGAAAGGCTCCAGCAAGAAAAAGAAAGTAAAAACATCTAACCGGAACAAGTATATTACTTACCGTGAAGCGATGGAATTTAAAGATCGTTTCGTATTTCCTGCAATAGTGAGCGTTTGGTACCGCCCCGGTTCTGTGACCGTTTATCATGACAGTAAAAAAACGAATCCTAATATCCCGGTAATCGGCGGCGATGAAAACTATTTAAAGTATGCCGGTTACGATTTGCAGATGGGACGCGATTTTAATGCCGTGGACCTGGAATCGAGTAGGAATGTTGCCATCATCGGTCAGGATGTAGCTAAGAAACTCTTCGGTGACCAGATGAAGAATGTTTTAAACAGCGCTATCCGCTTGGGGAATGTACGTTACCGCGTGATCGGCGTGTTGGCCAGCAAAGGCTCCAACAATATGTTTAGCGCCGATAATACCGTGCTGACAACGGTATCGAATGTACGCAGGGTATTTAACCGGCCGAATGTGAGCTATAGCATCAGCGTATCAGTAAACGATGCCAAGCAGATCGATGCCGGTATCGGTGAGGCTACGGGATTGCTAAGGATAATCCGCAATCTTACCATTGATGAGGAAGATAATTTTTATATCACGAAAAATGATAGTATTGCCCAAATGCTGTTTAATAGTTTGGCTTACGTGACATTTGCAGCCGCGGGGATAGCATTTATTACATTGTTGGGTTCTGCTATCGGCCTGATGAACATCATGCTGGTATCCGTAGCTGAACGCACCAGGGAGATCGGTGTGAGTAAAGCCATGGGGGCAACGAAGTCCATAATCAGGACACAATTTCTATTTGAAGCGATTATTATCAGTGTTTCCGGGGGAGTACTCGGGGTTATTTTCGGGATTTTGATCGGGAATATCGTGTCAATTTTATTGAAAGCTAGCTTTATCGTACCCTGGATGTGGATGTTTTTAGGGATTACGCTATGTGCATTGGTAGGGTTATGTTCAGGGATATTCCCGGCAATTAAGGCTTCCAGGTTAGATCCTATCGTAGCATTAAGGTACGAGTAA
- the rplI gene encoding 50S ribosomal protein L9, which produces MQVILIQDVDNLGQKDELVTVKNGYARNFLIPQKFAVEASKTNLKLLEERLKVKKVKEEKMMAEIAQVVEVLKASPVKIGAKTGTSGKIFGSVTGVQIARAIKEQKGYEIDRRRIIILDDVKELGSYKAKIDFGKGNEAELEFEVVAE; this is translated from the coding sequence ATGCAAGTAATCTTAATACAAGACGTTGATAATTTGGGCCAGAAGGATGAACTGGTTACCGTGAAGAACGGTTATGCCAGGAACTTCCTGATCCCTCAAAAATTTGCTGTAGAAGCCAGCAAAACCAACTTGAAGTTGTTGGAAGAGCGCCTGAAAGTGAAGAAAGTGAAAGAAGAGAAAATGATGGCTGAAATCGCGCAAGTGGTTGAAGTGTTGAAAGCATCTCCAGTGAAAATTGGCGCTAAAACCGGTACTTCCGGTAAAATCTTCGGTAGTGTTACAGGTGTGCAAATCGCCCGCGCTATTAAAGAACAAAAAGGTTATGAAATCGACCGCCGTCGTATCATTATCCTTGACGATGTAAAAGAACTAGGTAGCTATAAAGCGAAAATCGATTTCGGTAAAGGCAATGAAGCTGAACTGGAATTTGAAGTAGTAGCTGAATAA
- the rpsR gene encoding 30S ribosomal protein S18 translates to MAVKQEIKYLTAVKTEKRQKKYCRFKKMGIKYVDYKDAEFLKKFLNEQGKMLPRRITGNSLKFQRKVAQAIKKARQMALLPYVTDLLK, encoded by the coding sequence ATGGCAGTAAAACAAGAAATTAAATACTTAACCGCCGTTAAAACTGAAAAGCGCCAGAAGAAATACTGCCGCTTTAAGAAAATGGGCATCAAGTATGTAGATTACAAAGACGCCGAGTTTCTGAAAAAATTCTTGAACGAGCAAGGTAAAATGTTACCTCGCCGTATCACAGGTAACTCATTGAAATTTCAGCGCAAAGTAGCTCAAGCTATTAAGAAAGCGCGTCAAATGGCGTTATTGCCGTATGTTACTGACCTTTTAAAGTAA
- the rpsF gene encoding 30S ribosomal protein S6 gives MLKNYELMVIFTPVLSEDDFKAAQKKFVDFINENGGQVTHENPWGLRSLAYPIQKKTTGMYVVLEFSAPSDLNEKLKIQLNRDENVLRYMVTSLDKYAVEYNAKKRGALNAEPKTTEA, from the coding sequence ATGTTGAAGAACTACGAATTGATGGTGATCTTTACCCCTGTGCTATCTGAGGATGATTTTAAAGCAGCTCAGAAAAAGTTCGTTGATTTCATTAATGAAAACGGCGGGCAAGTTACGCACGAGAATCCCTGGGGATTAAGATCACTGGCGTACCCTATCCAAAAAAAGACTACAGGAATGTATGTTGTTTTGGAATTTAGTGCGCCATCCGACCTCAATGAGAAGCTGAAAATTCAGCTAAATCGCGATGAAAATGTATTGCGTTACATGGTTACTTCTTTGGATAAGTACGCGGTTGAGTACAACGCTAAGAAAAGAGGTGCTTTGAATGCTGAACCTAAAACCACAGAAGCTTAA
- the htpG gene encoding molecular chaperone HtpG, whose amino-acid sequence MQKGAIRVQTENIFPIIKKFLYSDHEIFIRELVSNAVDATQKLKTLAGVGEFKDELGDLAIEVKLDNEKKTITISDHGIGMTAGEVDKYINQVAFSGAEEFLKKYKGQSEGANIIGHFGLGFYSSFMVSNAVEILTKSWKPGAQAVRWECDGSPEFTLEDIEKDSRGTDIVMHINEESEEFLDEARIGAILRKFCRFLPVPIMFNGEQINITNPAWTKKPSDLTDEDYQNFYKELYPFSEPPLFWIHLNVDFPFSLTGILYFPKITKTYEIQKDKINLYSNQVYVTDEVKDIVPEFLMLLHGVIDSPDIPLNVSRSYLQGDPNVRKINAHITKKVADKLDEMFRNDRKSFEEKWESIGLFVKYGMMTDDKFLEKANKFHIMEDVDGGTFYTIEEYKQATLALQTNKEGKQVVIYATAPVQQDTYIQAAKAKGFKVVKLETIVDAAFINTIESKWENVQFTRVDADIADNLIDVEEKKDSVLTGEQEQSLEALFQSQLPQPNIKVNLKGLSADTLPVIVTRSEFMRRMKDMAAVGGSAASWYANMPDEITMTVNANHPIYQEILAQVNKEKQEKLVRNLADLALLSQNLLTGADLTAFVNRSVELMAGEQK is encoded by the coding sequence ATGCAGAAAGGTGCTATACGTGTTCAAACGGAGAATATTTTCCCCATTATCAAGAAATTTTTATACTCTGATCACGAGATATTTATCCGCGAACTTGTCAGCAACGCGGTGGACGCTACCCAAAAATTGAAAACCTTGGCCGGTGTTGGCGAATTTAAAGATGAATTGGGCGATTTAGCCATCGAGGTTAAATTGGACAACGAGAAGAAAACAATCACCATCAGCGACCACGGCATCGGTATGACCGCCGGGGAAGTAGATAAATATATCAACCAGGTAGCTTTTTCTGGCGCCGAAGAATTCCTTAAGAAATATAAAGGTCAAAGCGAAGGCGCTAACATCATCGGGCATTTCGGTTTGGGCTTTTATTCTTCTTTCATGGTAAGTAATGCTGTAGAAATCCTTACAAAATCATGGAAGCCCGGCGCGCAGGCCGTGAGGTGGGAATGTGACGGAAGCCCGGAATTTACCCTGGAAGATATAGAGAAGGATAGCCGCGGTACGGATATCGTGATGCATATCAATGAAGAAAGCGAAGAGTTCTTAGATGAAGCCCGCATCGGCGCTATTTTACGTAAATTTTGCCGCTTCTTACCTGTGCCGATCATGTTCAACGGTGAACAGATCAATATCACGAACCCTGCCTGGACCAAGAAACCATCTGATCTGACGGATGAAGATTATCAAAATTTTTATAAAGAATTATACCCGTTCTCTGAACCGCCTTTATTCTGGATCCACCTGAACGTAGATTTTCCATTCAGCCTGACGGGGATTTTATATTTCCCTAAAATCACGAAAACCTACGAGATACAAAAGGATAAGATAAACCTATACAGTAACCAAGTGTATGTTACAGACGAGGTGAAGGATATCGTGCCGGAATTCCTGATGTTATTACATGGTGTGATCGATTCTCCCGATATCCCGCTGAACGTGAGCCGCAGCTACCTGCAAGGAGATCCGAATGTGAGGAAGATTAATGCCCACATCACCAAGAAAGTGGCGGATAAGCTGGATGAGATGTTCCGCAACGACCGCAAGTCTTTCGAGGAAAAATGGGAAAGTATCGGCTTATTTGTTAAGTACGGGATGATGACGGATGATAAGTTCCTGGAGAAAGCAAACAAATTTCATATCATGGAAGATGTGGATGGCGGAACATTTTATACCATCGAAGAATACAAACAAGCTACCCTTGCCCTGCAAACCAACAAGGAAGGCAAGCAAGTTGTGATATATGCTACGGCGCCAGTTCAGCAAGATACATACATCCAGGCGGCTAAAGCAAAAGGCTTTAAAGTCGTGAAGTTGGAAACAATCGTTGATGCCGCGTTTATCAACACCATAGAGTCGAAATGGGAAAATGTACAATTTACCCGTGTTGATGCTGATATTGCGGATAACCTCATCGATGTAGAAGAGAAAAAAGATAGCGTGCTAACCGGGGAGCAAGAACAGAGCTTGGAAGCTTTGTTCCAATCGCAGTTACCCCAACCTAATATCAAGGTTAACTTGAAAGGTTTGAGCGCCGATACATTGCCGGTTATCGTAACCCGCTCCGAATTTATGCGCCGGATGAAAGATATGGCTGCCGTTGGTGGTTCCGCCGCTAGCTGGTATGCGAATATGCCGGATGAAATCACGATGACAGTGAATGCTAATCACCCGATATACCAGGAAATTTTAGCCCAGGTGAACAAGGAGAAACAAGAAAAGTTGGTGCGAAATTTAGCGGATTTAGCGCTGCTTTCTCAGAATTTGTTGACCGGGGCGGACCTAACTGCTTTCGTGAATAGAAGCGTGGAATTGATGGCTGGAGAACAAAAATAA
- a CDS encoding carboxylesterase family protein, giving the protein MLRLNAGTPKMKGILFIIIAVLFVPAIMSMSSCSKDNPSVDPPGPNPPTGGKDTTTRSVGITAQQVRNAKGGLDEFVLFLPKNYNAEPRKNFPLIIFLHGQGERGDNLELVKKLDLPKYAENASDFGFILVTPQCKADTWWDVPSLRVLYDQILKDYNVDPSQIYLTGLSMGGYGVWSWAQVSPQLFSAIVPICGGGDVAANCPLAAMPAWVFHNADDPQVSVDESRKLVKAMRDCGNDNVKYTENATGGHNAWTAAYNNPELYSWLLSNKK; this is encoded by the coding sequence ATGCTTCGTCTTAATGCAGGGACCCCGAAGATGAAGGGGATCTTATTTATTATTATTGCTGTACTGTTTGTTCCAGCCATCATGTCAATGTCTAGTTGTAGCAAAGATAATCCTTCGGTGGATCCGCCCGGGCCAAATCCTCCAACTGGGGGTAAGGATACAACTACCCGTTCTGTAGGTATTACTGCCCAACAAGTTCGAAATGCTAAGGGCGGGCTTGACGAGTTTGTCCTGTTTTTACCTAAGAATTACAACGCCGAGCCCCGTAAAAATTTCCCTTTGATTATTTTCTTACACGGGCAAGGTGAGCGGGGCGACAATTTGGAACTCGTTAAGAAATTGGATCTGCCAAAGTATGCAGAAAATGCTTCGGACTTTGGTTTTATACTAGTTACTCCGCAATGTAAAGCTGATACTTGGTGGGATGTTCCAAGCTTGAGGGTTTTGTACGATCAAATATTAAAGGATTATAATGTAGATCCATCCCAAATTTATCTTACCGGTTTGAGTATGGGTGGGTATGGTGTTTGGAGTTGGGCGCAGGTTTCGCCGCAGCTCTTTTCTGCTATTGTACCTATCTGTGGCGGTGGCGATGTAGCCGCGAATTGCCCCTTGGCCGCAATGCCTGCATGGGTATTTCATAATGCGGATGATCCCCAGGTTTCTGTAGATGAATCCCGCAAGTTGGTAAAGGCCATGAGAGATTGTGGAAATGATAATGTTAAGTACACTGAAAATGCTACCGGTGGGCATAATGCCTGGACGGCAGCCTATAATAATCCTGAATTATACTCTTGGTTACTTTCAAATAAAAAGTAA
- a CDS encoding carboxylesterase family protein, with translation MKLVDTMIRYAIALCIALIYIVPSYANSNFHTGVPQDETGLKVPTGFSVHKIRKAGPYVEEYLLFLPANYNDRKMRNYHWPVIFFLHGKGERGEDINKVRDMGLPHMLKHRQQFPFIMIAPLAKSAINYWDINSLNILYEEIISLYKVDLSRIYLTGLSMGGHGTWTWGMDSPGKFAAIVPICGYGKTGNACALATMPIWAFHNEDDDTVPVRATRQLVQAVRDCGNKKVLYTESARGGHNAWGKAYYESDLFTWLLKQHK, from the coding sequence ATGAAGTTAGTTGATACGATGATCCGGTATGCCATAGCGCTTTGTATAGCTTTAATATACATAGTTCCTTCTTATGCCAATTCCAATTTTCATACGGGTGTCCCGCAAGACGAAACAGGTTTAAAAGTACCAACAGGCTTCAGTGTTCATAAAATAAGGAAAGCCGGTCCTTACGTTGAAGAATACCTATTGTTCCTCCCAGCAAACTATAACGATCGGAAGATGCGGAATTACCATTGGCCTGTCATCTTTTTTCTCCACGGAAAAGGGGAGCGGGGTGAAGATATCAACAAGGTCAGGGATATGGGACTACCGCATATGTTAAAACATAGGCAGCAATTTCCATTTATTATGATTGCCCCGTTGGCCAAATCGGCCATAAATTATTGGGATATTAACAGCTTGAATATCTTGTATGAAGAAATAATAAGTTTGTATAAAGTTGATCTATCAAGAATATACCTTACCGGTTTGAGCATGGGAGGACACGGGACCTGGACATGGGGAATGGATAGCCCCGGAAAGTTTGCGGCCATCGTACCAATTTGTGGCTATGGTAAAACGGGAAATGCCTGTGCCTTAGCGACGATGCCAATTTGGGCATTCCATAACGAAGATGATGATACGGTCCCTGTACGGGCAACCCGCCAACTAGTACAAGCGGTTAGGGATTGCGGCAACAAGAAAGTCTTATATACGGAATCTGCCAGGGGTGGGCATAATGCTTGGGGAAAAGCTTATTACGAATCAGACTTATTTACCTGGTTACTGAAACAACATAAATAG
- the recJ gene encoding single-stranded-DNA-specific exonuclease RecJ, whose translation MDKTWKLKPCPVPAEQQLYKLLHNHVPLLLCRLLTQRGISRYEEAQQFFFPSLEHLHDPWLMKDMDKAVNRIVDAISHGEKILVYGDYDVDGTTAVATVYSFLLEQYNKIDFYVPNRDKEGYGISMQGIEYAKNNDFDLVIALDCGIRATNLISIAKEQGIEFIVCDHHLPGEELPPAVAILNPKQEGCPYPYKDLSACGIGFKLVSALALRRGTPAAEVLPYLTLVATSIAADIVPMNGENRVMTHFGLKYINENPQPGIKALIELSQVKTSLTTSNLVFMIAPRVNAAGRMGDARKAVQLFLEKDAGKAKNLAQSLHEENGDRKIVDLHITTEAINLIKDDEENGSKKATVLYQPHWHKGVVGIVASRLIDKHYYKPTVILTQSNDVVAGSARSVIGFNVYDAIHQCRDLLENYGGHFYAAGMTMKVENVEAFKSRFEEVVASTITEEMLTPQIIIDTEIQLQDITPHFYKKLKMFEPFGPENMRPLFVARNVKDAGYSKIVKDEHLKLTVKQDQGPIFGGIGFYMKDKFPLISGGKLFDIAFTIEENDWNGNVSLQLKVVDIQAAQ comes from the coding sequence ATGGACAAAACCTGGAAATTAAAGCCTTGCCCGGTACCGGCTGAGCAACAGCTCTATAAATTATTGCACAACCACGTCCCGCTTTTATTATGCCGACTGTTAACGCAGCGGGGCATATCACGCTATGAAGAGGCCCAACAGTTCTTTTTCCCTTCCTTGGAACATTTACATGATCCCTGGTTGATGAAAGACATGGATAAAGCTGTTAACCGTATCGTGGATGCTATCAGCCACGGGGAAAAAATCCTCGTTTACGGCGATTATGACGTGGATGGCACTACGGCTGTTGCCACCGTGTATTCATTCTTGTTGGAACAATACAACAAGATCGATTTTTACGTGCCTAACCGCGACAAAGAAGGCTACGGCATCTCCATGCAAGGGATCGAATACGCGAAAAATAATGACTTCGACCTCGTTATCGCGCTGGATTGCGGTATCCGCGCTACCAACCTAATATCTATTGCCAAGGAACAAGGCATCGAGTTCATCGTCTGCGATCACCACTTGCCCGGTGAAGAACTCCCCCCGGCTGTGGCAATTTTAAATCCCAAGCAGGAAGGTTGTCCTTACCCATATAAAGATTTAAGCGCCTGTGGAATCGGTTTTAAATTAGTGAGCGCCCTCGCTTTGCGTAGGGGAACACCTGCGGCTGAAGTATTACCTTACTTAACATTGGTAGCCACTAGCATAGCGGCTGATATCGTTCCTATGAATGGCGAAAACCGGGTTATGACCCACTTCGGCTTAAAATATATCAACGAAAATCCACAACCGGGAATCAAGGCATTGATCGAGTTAAGCCAAGTAAAAACAAGCCTCACGACCTCTAACCTGGTGTTCATGATCGCTCCAAGGGTAAACGCAGCAGGCAGGATGGGCGATGCCCGTAAGGCCGTGCAACTATTCCTTGAAAAAGACGCGGGGAAGGCCAAAAACTTGGCACAATCCCTCCACGAGGAAAACGGCGATCGTAAAATAGTGGATCTGCATATTACGACGGAAGCTATTAACCTGATAAAAGACGATGAAGAGAACGGTTCGAAAAAGGCTACCGTTCTTTATCAACCACATTGGCACAAGGGTGTAGTAGGGATCGTTGCTTCCCGGCTCATCGACAAGCATTATTACAAGCCAACGGTTATCCTTACGCAATCTAACGATGTTGTTGCAGGCTCGGCGCGATCCGTGATTGGCTTTAACGTGTACGATGCTATTCACCAATGCCGTGACTTGCTGGAGAACTACGGCGGGCATTTTTACGCGGCAGGTATGACGATGAAAGTGGAAAACGTGGAGGCATTCAAGAGTCGCTTCGAGGAAGTCGTTGCCTCAACCATTACCGAGGAGATGCTTACACCGCAAATTATTATAGATACAGAGATTCAATTACAGGACATTACACCCCATTTTTATAAAAAGCTGAAAATGTTCGAACCATTCGGCCCGGAGAATATGAGACCGCTTTTCGTTGCAAGGAATGTCAAAGATGCCGGCTATTCAAAAATAGTAAAGGATGAACATCTAAAACTAACCGTGAAACAGGACCAGGGACCTATTTTTGGGGGCATCGGGTTTTATATGAAAGATAAATTCCCACTCATTTCCGGCGGAAAACTTTTCGATATTGCATTTACGATAGAAGAAAATGATTGGAATGGGAACGTTAGCCTGCAATTGAAAGTAGTTGATATACAGGCTGCCCAATAA